In one window of Lynx canadensis isolate LIC74 chromosome A3, mLynCan4.pri.v2, whole genome shotgun sequence DNA:
- the LOC115509688 gene encoding cystatin-9-like produces the protein MGVQVSVVIPNWRCRWALPWAMLLLLLGSEFLEEVESEDEKPTISYLLATVEYAIHIFNLQSNDTNAYRLVRILKPRREQFKEDSTLAFSFELQLRRTRCGKFDEDIDNCPFQASSEKNNIITCFFTIASEPWFTLFELWNKTCLDGFHK, from the exons ATGGGTGTCCAAGTATCTGTAGTCATTCCAAACTGGCGGTGCcggtgggctctgccctgggccatGCTGCTGCTTCTCTTAGGTTCTGAGTTCCTGGAAGAAGTAGAGAGTGAAGATGAAAAACCTACAATAAGCTACTTACTTGCAACTGTGGAGTATGCCATACACATATTCAACCTGCAGAGCAACGATACAAATGCCTACAGGCTGGTGCGCATCTTAAAGCCCAGGAGAGAGCAg TTCAAGGAGGACAGCACATTGGCATTCTCTTTTGAGCTTCAGCTTAGAAGAACAAGATGTGGGAAATTTGATGAAGACATTGACAACTGTCCCTTTCAAGCAAGTTCAGAGAAGAACAAT ATCATCACCTGCTTTTTCACCATCGCCAGTGAGCCCTGGTTCACACTGTTTGAACTCTGGAATAAGACCTGCTTGGATGGCTTCCACAAATGA